acccgcggcatatggaggtttccaggcttgcggtctaatcggagccatggCTGCTgccttaagccacagccacagcaaggctagatcccagccccgcctgcgacctacaccacagctcacggcaacaccagattctcaacccactgagcgaggcctgggatcgaacctgcgtcctcatggagactggtcaggtccatttccactgagcctctccgggaactccagccttgaaATTTAATGCACACCATGTAATCGCCTCCTCCAAAGACCCTACTTGTCACACACCCTACTCGTTGGGCTGTTAGTCCCTCGTTCCACAGGTTGCAATCATCTTCCCTCAGTCGGTCTCTTGTCATAACAGACCAGGCTTTTCGGCCTTGCTTTCCGATGTCAAGACGCTCATCCTTGCTTTTGGCCCCGCCCCTGACACGCACAAGTTCTggaaccaggaatcaaaccggaacccacagcagtgatgacgccAGAGCTTTAACCCgaggagccaccagggaacaccaagaAGCTATGCATTTCTATATGACCAAGTTTATTAAAATCTCAATTGATTTCTGGgttatacaacttttttttttttttattttttagggccgcaccctcggcatatggaagtacccgggctaggggtcgaatcagaggtgtagctgccaccctacaccacagccacacccacgccaggtccaagccgcgtctgcgacttcgGCAACACCtgagccttaaccccctgagggaggccagggatcgaacccacctcctcagcgatactagtgggattcctttctgctgagccaccccaatgggaactccctggctatGTATCTTAGGTGGaaagtcattattattttttttttgtctttttgttgttgttgttgttgttgttgttgctatttcttgggccgctcccgcggcatatggaggttcccaggctaggggtcgaatcggagctgtagccaccggcctacgccagagccacaggcaacgcgggatccgagccgcgcctgcaacctacaccacagctcacggcaacgccggatcgttaacccactgagcaagggcagggaccgaacccgcaacctcatggttcctagtcggattcgttaaccactgcgccacgacgggaactcccgaaagtcATTATTTTTGAATCAGAAAGCAGTtctcatggcgtagcagaaacaaatccaatgggtatccatgaggacgcgggtttgatccctggcctcgctcagtgggtcagggacgcggccttgccgtgaactgtcgtgtaggctgcagacaccgttcggatcccgggttgctatagctgtggcctaggctggcagctgtagctccgattcaacccctagtctgggaactccatatgccacaccccaggctctaaaaaacaaacaaatgaacaaacaaaaagcagttcTCGTGGATACTTACAACGCCTTTGCATTACTGTGTGACAGACAGCTACCCCAACGCCCCAAATCTTCAGCAGCCCCCAagacacatgcaaatcaatataTAAGAGAAGGGATCAAAAAGAGAAGCCTACTTAAAAAAAAGCCCAggcagatttgaaaaagaaaaagaactttaggagttccctggtggcacagtaggctaaggatccggagttgtcaccgctgtggctcaggttcgagccctggcttgggaacttccacatgccaggggtgtggctataaaaagaagaagaaaatcaaaaggaaaaggcACTTTAGcggtaaaaagaaaaggggggggagggcgggagttcccgctgtggctcagcgggttaagaactcgacacagtatccaggaggatgcgagtcccatccctggcctcgatccgtctGTTAGGGTCccagcgttgccccaagctgcaggggaggtggcaggtgtggcttggatcctgcattgctgaggcataggccggcaggtgcggCTGTGATCTGAGCCCTAGCCTGGCACCTTCCAGGTACCGCAAGGGCAGCCCTaacagggaaaagagaaagacccCCAGCACCAAGGGCATTGAAGTCAAGAGCCCAACAGATGAATCCAAACACAAAGAGGTATCACTGAAGAAGGAACCAGCGCCCTGCCCTGGAAGACGGAGCCGTGGCCATTTCCTCTTAGCCGAGGATGGCGCTTCCTCCTTCCCTGCGAAAGGGCAGCCGCCCGTCCTCAGAGAGGCTGGGCTCTGCTCTTCAACTCCCCTCATCCTGGCTGCGAGGCTTCCGAGGACACGcgccccttcccttctccccctggCTCCAGGGGTGGCTGCTTCTTCCTGTACTCTCTCTGTCCCTTAGCTGTCTGACCCCCGAGTGACCAACGGGGCTCGAGGCACCCATGGCCTGCAGGGGCCTCACAATTCGTCCCGCTCTCACCCGCGGTCGACTGGGATGACGGGCCCACCGCAGCTCGCGCCTGGGGAGCGGGAGTGGCTGCCGCCCTGAACTGTCACGGAGGCAACGATGGTGCTAAAGCCCGCGGTAGGGGACGAGTCCTGAGGGCACCTGGGCATGGGCGCAGAGAAAAAACGACAAGGTCAGGGCTGTCGCCTCTCAGCTCAAGTCACTGGGTGACAGCCAGAGAACTTGCAGGGCAGCCCTGAAAACTCCCTCgtgtcctggagctgcagggcTGACGGTGCTGCAAATCAAGCACTGTCCTCGCGCGGCTTGCAGAATGCCAGAGTCAGCTGAGTTCTCAGCCTCTCCGCCTTTCTTATGTGAACAGGGGTCGGCAGCGGCTGGAGGCGTGGGACCCTGAAACGTGGCTCCGGGACTGCCTGGTTGGCCTCAGCTAACGCTGGCCATCGGGAAGCCCCCGGTCCCCCCGAGCCTGCCTTGCTGGTGGAAGCAGCCTGCCCTCCCACGTGTGGCGTGGCGGGCTGGTGTTCTCTCCCTTAAGGACCGTGTCCTTAGCTCCCCTGTGCGGAATACCTGCGAGGGGCCACTTGTTGTCCTCCAGACCCTCTGCAGCCACGCCGTGTTGCCATTAGACCCCTAACTGGACTCCATTCCCAGCAGGATCCATGGGTGCATTTACAAAGTCCGACCCTGGAGAAAATAGCTCATACATCAAGAAATATTTTCCAGGCTTCATTGATATCTACCAACAAATCCTCCTTGAACATTTATGGTAGTGGAGCCTCAGGGTGGTCAACTCAGTAGGTGAGCTATGCCACTCACTGGCATGGATTAAAGGACAGAAATGTACTTACTCAAGGTTTCAGATTGAAAGTATTATCATcgagtcctcttgtggcacagcaggctaagaatctggtgctgtgtgaagcagcttgggtggctgtttgtggcagaggtttgatccctggcccaggaacttcctcatagTGGGGGTGGCGATTGGCCAGAGAAAAGCAATCTAGCGTATCACAGGGTTGGTGACTGCAAGGTGGACCTACTGATGACCTCTGCATTTCATGATTCTTGTTCCAGAACTGATCTGGCAGGAGATGGAGTACAGAATCCAAAAGCTTAGGGAGAGAGGAATTTTGGAGTAGATTCAGCGTATTAGACCTGAACACCCCACGTCCTAACTATATTCCACGGATAGGTCCAGAAGCAGCTTTTTCATCGAGACATTGAGAAAGCCATTAGAGCAGTCTGAAAAGACTGCAGTGCCTCTAGGAAGGCAATAGTTGGGCAGCCTGCTACAGCCCTGCTTTATGTGTATAACCCTAAACGCTCTAGTCTGGGAGCCCAGCACCTGACTTGAGCTCCCCCAGGGAAAGTCACATCTTCTCATCCAGTTTCCAGACCCAGATGACCCTGTTGGAAAGGGAGGCTCTGTTCCCTGGGACGGACCCTACCCTGTTGCTGGAAATGCATGCCACAAATCTCCCCAAGTTTTCCTAAAGAAAACATTCTCTAAAGTTACAGGTAGTCCTAGAGAACAGGTGAGTCATGCCTGTTAGGTAGCATGGGGAAGACCTTGTTACTTTCCTGCTGTCCCTACCTCCAGATCGTGGTCACCTCTGCTTTGGATCCCTGCTGACATGAGCACTAGCTCTGCACACTTCTCTGGATACCATTCTTGGACAGACAGGGGAAGGATCTTTGCTTTATCTCAAAACATCTCAGAGGCACACTCAGGAGGCGCTAGAAGAcactgtgtgtgtttgggggggggggatgccgCATCCTGGTCCCTTGGGAGGGTAGGAGCTTTCAGGAGCACGGATCAAGGCAGCTTTCAGAAGCCAGAACTCGGGCGCAGCTGAAGTGACAGTGCTCCTTTGCTAACTGGGTGTGGTCGccaccttccttttcctcttctccaagTCACTCTGGAGAGCATAACGTCTAATTTTCTCCGCTGTGGAGGGGTAGGCTCAATGGTGGTCACGGGGTCTCCAGAGCCCTGGACCTTTGTGGCCGCATTTCCTTGGCTTTTCTGGCGGGAGGGCATACGCCCCGCCCCGGGTCTCCAGGGAACGGGGACTTGGCTCGCAACAAAGTGGGTGCCAAGACTCCTCGTTTAGGACAGGGAGGACGGGGGTGGGGTTGGGCGGGCCTCCCGGTCCACAAAGGAACGATGGCCGAAGCTCCATTAGGGTGCGTCCCTGCCGAGCCCTGGAACCGCACGGGGGAGGCACAGAGGGCTCGTCCCAAGCCTCACGATGCCAGGGGACAGGTGTGCGGCCGCCGCGAGCCCCATTCGGGAGTACTTTCTTCCAGTGCTAGGAACAGATGTCTTTTATAGTTACGGCGAAGCCTCGGGCAAGAATTTTACGCCCAAGATGGCCAACCGGAAGCTGGCTCCTCGAGCCGATGTGGCGAAGCCCCATTCGCCAGTCTGCCGCTCACGGCCGGGTGCTCAGCCGCCTTCCCGCTCTGCGCATGTGCGCAGGCACGCCCGTACACATGCGCAGAGCACCGCCGCGTCTATGGTCCGGAAGTCTAACAGAGCGTCTCCTCGCCCGCCCCCAGACTCTATGGTTCCTACCCGTGAAGATAGACCGCCTATATAAAGGATGCGCAGGCGTGGGAGCGCCTCTTTTCCTTCGGCGCGGTGAGTAGTCGCGGGATCAGGCCGTGGCGGTGTCCTTGCCGTTTCTGTCTCCTCCCTTGAGGCCTGTGTTCGTCTTTTCTTCCGACTTTGTCTGTTTCGTTGCAGCCACTGAAGATCTTGGTGTCGCCATGGGCCGCCGCCCCGCCCGGTGGTGAGTGCCTAGTCCATGCAGTTTTGCTGctgggaaaagggagggagaacTGCATTTGGCTACTAAAAGTAGCCATGGGGTGGGGTCTCCCTTTTGCGcctttcctgccctgggaacagACTCCGCGTTTTCCCCAGTACCATCCGGGTCGCTTTAGGCCTTTGTTtaaactgtcttttttaaaaagtaagttcaGGCTGCTATTTGTCATTTATGTTTCTCCGATTTTGTTCGAGTTGCGGGTTGGACCTACACGGCATACGCTGCCCCAGTTTCGGGCTACAATGGAAACCGCCTTGCATCTCGCCCTCTGTTCTCGAAATGCGCTGGCTTTTTAAGCTCAGTGCTCTTTCTGGGCCTTTGTATACCATCCTCATCTTATTTCCAGGCGACGTGCCGTTCAGGCTCCTCCGAGGCCAAGGGCAGTCCCGGAAAAGCTCAGCCGCCTCGTGTGCCCTGCAGGGGGCGCCGGGAGCCCTTCACGTGGCTCAGAGAAGGACTCATTGCCACGTGCCCAAACGTCTTTAGGTAGATGAAATGAAATGTTTACATGGTCTGTTTCAAAGCGTTGGCCTCATAGGAAGTGTAAAGACCAGCAGGGGATGGAGGATATGCTGGCGTTCCTTTATAAGCTCCCGGATCGGGTGTCCTAACTTTTGGCTACATCTTGCTTTAGGGCAAATCTCCAGGAGTGGAGACATAACTTAGAGATGGACGTGTGTCATCTCACCTTTCCCAGCTCCCCTTTTGGTCTTAACTTGAGGTAGCACTCAGAGTGCCCATTGAGGCCTTCGTTTGTGAATCTTTACAAGCCTGGGTCTTTTCTGCCTTCCGCAGTTACCGGTATTGCAAGAACAAGCCGTACCCAAAGTCTCGGTTCTGCCGAGGTGTCCCTGGTAAGTAGCGGGAAGGCTCTCAACCTTCTACGGCCGCACGGACTCAGTTGCCTGTGGCACCCCCGACGCTAACCAGAGTTGTTTCTTCAGATGCTAAGATCCGCATCTTTGACCTGGGGCGGAAGAAGGCAAAAGTGGATGAGTTTCCGCTCTGTGGCCACATGGTGTCAGATGAGTACGAGCAACTCTCCTCTGAAGGTGAGGCCGGGCTCCTTGCTCATCGTCCCAGTCAGAGCTAGACCTCGCTCTGCTGGAGTCAGCAGGTCATTCATTGGTCAGGAGCCTCTTGCCAAACAACCAGATGTTCCTAGAGAACCCCAGCAAGTCGTGCCATTTTGTCTCACTCTGCTGCCTTCTCCCCCACCCTAGCTCTGGAGGCTGCTCGTATTTGTGCCAACAAGTACATGGTGAAAAGTTGTGGCAAAGATGGTTTTCACATCCGAGTGCGGCTACACCCCTTCCACGTCATCCGCATCAATAAGATGCTGTCCTGTGCCGGAGCTGACAGGTGAGCGGGGTCTTGGAGTTTTGTCTTTATCTCGAAGCCTCCGTATCAGGCTTTTCATCAGCCAGAGCCAAGAGGCCAAGGGCTGGGAAATGAATTTCAGTAAACACTCTCCTCCGACCACCGCACAGACGGAACAGAAGCCGCAGAATCCCGGGAACAAAGGCAGCGCAGCTTGGGGGCAACAGGTGGAGGGTGGTCTTTCGGAGGAGGTAGCTCATCTCTAAGCCTGATGCCATCCTTGCACACAGGCACGTAGCTGGGGTGGTCACGGGTTGGAGGGCTTTTTCTGTGGCACCTGGCAGGGATTCTAGCCAGTCTGTTCCAGGGTCCTCTTTGCAGCCAATTAAGCCGACCGTGCTCTTTTCCCCATGGGGGCCCGGTGTGCAATGGCTGCAAACAGCAGCCTCCTCGGTAGTGTATGCAGCCTGTTGCCGGTATAGGCTGCCCTAAGGGACCTTGGAGACAGCCCTTTCCAGTGGGCAGTCATGACTGGCATGCTGTCCCCAATGCAGGCTCCAGACAGGCATGCGTGGTGCCTTTGGAAAGCCCCAGGGCACGGTGGCCCGCGTCCACATTGGCCAAGTCATCATGTCCATCCGCACCAAGCTGCAGAACAAGGAGCACGTGATTGAGGCCCTGCGCAGGGCCAAGTTCAAGTTCCCTGGCCGCCAGAAGGTAAGCAGTGCTGCAGCTTTGGTCTCTCCTCTTTGCCTGCTCCTGTCCCCAGGCCTTCTGACTTgattctttgtctctctttagaTCCACATCTCTAAGAAGTGGGGATTCACTAAGTTCAACGCAGATGAATTTGAAAACATGGTGGCAGAAAAGCGGCTTATCCCCGATGGCTGCGGGGTCAAATACATCCCTAACCGCGGCCCCCTGGACAAATGGCGGGCCCTGCACTCATGAGAGCCTTGGCGGCGGCGTCCCTTCCTTAACGCTGAACAATAAATCCTACTTTCCTGTCCCTCTGTCTTTGCATCTGGATTAATAGGAGGCGAGGAGCCTCTGGGAACCCTAGGGTCACTCACTGTTGCTTCTATTCAGATAAGGGCTGGGTCCTGCACTCGGACTTGTCTAGATCAGAGGCTGTAGGCTCACAAGTCCCCCGGTAGACCCACCCTGGGTGATGAAAAGGCTTTGGCCCGATGCTCCTCCCCAACAGCGTGTCAGACCAGGACGGCAATGAGGCTGCAAAAGGGGTCAGACTGGACATGGTCCAGGCCGTATTTTCACCAGCAGCCCGTGAGGCAGGGTCATCCAGTTCCCTCCTGGGCCTGACTTCTGTTTCCTTGTGTAGAAACCTTACCCCCTGTCCGAAGCCCTCATTCCCAGGCCCCTTGCCACCACTCCTAAACTTCCACGGCTGAACAGGGGCGCTGGAATGAGACCGTGCAGTGCCCTTCTTGGTCACCTTGGGATCCCAGGGCTGCCCTCTGCTGCAAGAGCAGCTTAGTCCCAGAGCTCTGGGTGGGCAGAGTGGCCTGAGCCAAGAGCCCAGAGGAGAGGACCCTGGGggggtctggctccagagctcagAGTGGTGGCATCCCAGTTTAAAATGaccttttcggagttcccgtcgtggcgcagtggttaacgaatcctactaggaaccatgaggtcgcgggttcggtccctgccgttgctcagtgggttaacgatccggcaactccggcgttgccgtgagctgtggtgtaggttgcagacgcggctcggatcccgcgttgctgtggctctggcgtaggccggtggctccagctccgattggacccctagcctgggaacctccatatgccgcgggatggctccagctccgattggacccctagcctgggaacctccatatgccgcgggagcggcccaagaaatagcaacaacaacaacaaaaaagacaataagacaaaaaaaaaatgagtaaataaaatgacCTTTTCACCTCAAGTAGATGCTCCTATAACTTGCCTTTGAGCAGCCCTGATGTCCTTGTGGTACTGAGCTCAGTTCTCTAGTACTGGAGGAGGGGGTGTTTCTGTGCTCCTGCTGATACAGTAGCTCTTAAGGTTACCTGGTAACTGGCTTAGCTGGATACTTGGTGTAACTTTTGTATCTAGCCTCCTGACAGCACCCTAGGCGGTCAGGGCGCAGGTGGCCTGGTGGTGATGAGCTCAGGCGGCTAGTTGAATTGCCAGTTTAAACACTTCCCGTTGTCCACTAGTTCTGTAACTATTCCTCTCCGCCCTTGTATCATGGGGGCCCCGAGTGTGGCCTCAGGAATCCCGTGTGTGCTCAAGGTGACCTGTGGCACGTCCGCTGCCCGTGTCTTATATCCTCCAAGTCAGCTTTCTGTTCTCAGTGCCCATGGTTTTGTCAGGTAACAAGATCTTTGGATCTGGTGCGATGCCCTTTTCCGAGCCCTCcgccacccacccatccacccctgGAGCCTGCTTTTCTTGTCCTCACGCTGGCACCTCCTGGGGGAGGAGTGGCCTGGGTCCAGCCTCAAGGCCCCTGCCTGCCTTTTCCACATGCAAAAGCCCAGCACAGGCCCAACCAAGACACACAAGGCAAAGGCGCGtagaggagagaggaggctgcATTTGATGGGGGCAGGGCTCAGGACGGGGTGCCGCGTGGGCCTCACACCTGGGCGGCAGGTACAGGACGGCTTCAGGCCGCCAGGCCCAGCTGTGGGGACAGGAGTAGTAGCAGCAACGAGAGCAACAGAGTGGCCAGGCTGAGGGGCTGGATCCTGTGCACGGCTCGGCTCAGCTCCACCTCCACGGGGTAGTGGTCGCTGATGTTGAGGGCCTGGCGGGCAGGGGGCAGAGCATCAGTCTCGGCCGAGGAGCTTCCCTGTGAGCCGATTCCTGCCTCACCCCTTTACCTCCTCCTCGGTGAGTCCGAAACTTTGGGGAAAGTCGAAGGCGCCTGCGTTGCGCAGCAGACTCTGGAGGCGCTCCCCGTGCAGCACTATTCGGTCGTAGGTACAGTGGGTGCTGGCCCGAACCGTGGTGTCCACCCCGTCGGCCACGGCCCAGTGGAAGCCAGCCTGAGTCCGAAGGACTAGCTCATCCAGGCGCTTCTTGGTCAGTGAAGCGCAGTCAGCATTGAAGTCCCCAAGCAGGATCACATCCTGCAAAGGGAGGCGGCCGTCGGGCCTGGCCCCCGGGCCATTCCGCCCCCAGCTCCTGACAGTGGGCCCCGCCTTACCTCGCTCTGCCAGCGCTGGGAGACATCCAGAAACACTTCGTATAGCGCCTTCAGCTCCGGCTCCACGGCTTTCGGAGTGGTGTGCAGCGGGACCAGCACCAGGCTGGGAAGGACTGCAAGGCCCCAGGCACGCAGGGCTCCCACCCGCTGCTGGCCCTTCTCTGCCCAGTCCCCTCTGGGTGGCCAAGCTCCCAGCAGAACCCCCCAGACCCCCCATTCCCGTTCCCACACAGTGGGGCCGCACTTCTTCCCCTCCTACCCTTGCTGGGCAAAGAGAACTGGCCCACAAAGGGCTCCCGGGCAAAGAGGTCATCCTCGTCAGGGTACAAGTAGAAATTCAGGACCTGTGTCCTGTGTGACCTGGGAACGAGAAGCAGCGGCCCCGGGTCACTGGTTTTGGTTTGCAAGTGCCTGCTCAGAGCTGGCACTCAGCGAGGGGTAGCCCTCCTAgcttttctttctagaatttcttttaaaCTGAGCTATGAGTCACACACCATAAAATCCACCTGTTTTAAAGTGCAcgcttcgggagttcccatcgtggctcagtggttaacgaattgactaggaaccatgaggtcgcgggttcgatccccggccttgctcagtgggttaaggatccggcattgccgtgagctgtggtgtaggtcgaagacgcagctcagatcccgagttcctgtgtctgtggtgtaggctggcagctacagctccaatgagacccctagcctgggaacctccatgtgccatgggtgtggccctaaaaagacaaaaaaatgaagtgcACGCTTCAGGGTTCAGTATATCCATCCACAGGGTTGTGCAACTGTCACCAcagtgaaatttttcttttgtctctagggctgcactcacggcatatggaggttcccgggctaggggtcaaatcagagctgtagccaccagcctacaccacagccacagcaacgccagatccttaacccactgagcaaggccagggatcgaacccacaacctcatggttcctagtcggattcgtttccactgcgccccgatgggaacttctccataATGAATTTTAGAACATTCTTTTCACCCCCTCCAAAAAACCTTGCACGCATTGGCGGTCACCATTCCCCTCCCTCGGCccctgatctgttttctgtctctctggacaCTTCACGTGCCCACACACAAGTAATACATAGTCTTCTGGGTCTGGCTCTTTCCAGGGTCCTTCCTGCTCAGCACGGCTCCGGGACTTGCCACCGTGTGGCGACACCGCCCTGTTCAGCGGCTCATCAGCTGACAGTGGTTTCCACTTTGGAACCGCGACGAGCAGCGCTGCCCTGAGCGTTTCCTGCATGGGCATGTCTCCGTCCCCCCATCATCTGGGGCTGAATTCTAGACATTATATATGTTGTCTCTATAGAGCAATGGGTCTGCTTCCCTGACCGCCAGCCTCGCCCTGTCAATCCCGACCCCCGAGCTGTCCTCCCAGGGACTCAGGGATGTTTCCGCAACCAGTCACTCTAAGGCGGGGGCGGCCTCGCCCAAGCCCCTGTGGCTTCCCACGTGCTGCGGCCCTGTGGGCGCCAAAGCTGTCTGGGTGGAGGACAGGAAGGTCCCAGGATAAAGCCGTTGCGGACAAGCGCAGGGCGCAGGTGAGGGCTGCCTTTGGGACCACCCGCCATCCCCTGCTGGACCACACGCCCAGGTCGCGCTGGTCGCCGTCCGCGCTCACCGGTAGATGTACGCATACTTCTCCTTGTACGCACCACGCCCCAGCAGCGGGCTGCTCAGGGAGCTGTAGGGCCCAGAGCCATCAAATCTGCCAGGAAAAAGGAGCCCAGGGTCAGCGGCCCTGAGGCTCTGGGGCGGCCCGGTGTAGACCCACAGAGCCCTCCTCACCGATTGAGTTCTCGCAGCAGGAGGGGGATGGCGCTGCCAGTAGAGTCTACCACCTCCTGCAGCACCGTGATGTCACAGCGAGCCAGGATCTGCAGGACACCAGGAAGGGCAGCCCCGCTCAGTGCCAGCCACCCTGGGAGAGGGACGGTATCCCTGGGGACCCGGCACCAGCGTGGCCAAGAGTGTCATGACATGCTGGCTGCCCGGGAGGCTAGAAAGAATCCAGGAAGACTGAAGGCCATCTCCTCCCACCCCGCACCCGGTTTACAGAGGGCGAGCCTGAGGCCAACGACAGGGCAGGAACGCGCTCCACGTCTCCACACCCATGGCTCTTGATGTCCCCTCTTCCCTGGGACGTGCCCCTAGGCAGGCAGGGCTAAGGGCTTTGGGTCATGGTCCCTGGGGGCACAGGTTCCCTGCAGGAATGAACCTACCCGAACTAAGGTGTCCATCACATATTCCCTGGCCACCTTGGCAAGTGTCAGCCGCTGGGCATTGAAGGCGCAAATGCGAAAGGCTTCAGCCCCACcggccag
Above is a genomic segment from Sus scrofa isolate TJ Tabasco breed Duroc chromosome X, Sscrofa11.1, whole genome shotgun sequence containing:
- the DNASE1L1 gene encoding deoxyribonuclease-1-like 1 precursor (non-AUG (CUG) translation initiation codon), whose translation is MDSSGGFQKHTCGHALLLLLLLLAGGAEAFRICAFNAQRLTLAKVAREYVMDTLVRILARCDITVLQEVVDSTGSAIPLLLRELNRFDGSGPYSSLSSPLLGRGAYKEKYAYIYRSHRTQVLNFYLYPDEDDLFAREPFVGQFSLPSKVLPSLVLVPLHTTPKAVEPELKALYEVFLDVSQRWQSEDVILLGDFNADCASLTKKRLDELVLRTQAGFHWAVADGVDTTVRASTHCTYDRIVLHGERLQSLLRNAGAFDFPQSFGLTEEEALNISDHYPVEVELSRAVHRIQPLSLATLLLSLLLLLLSPQLGLAA
- the RPL10 gene encoding 60S ribosomal protein L10, giving the protein MGRRPARCYRYCKNKPYPKSRFCRGVPDAKIRIFDLGRKKAKVDEFPLCGHMVSDEYEQLSSEALEAARICANKYMVKSCGKDGFHIRVRLHPFHVIRINKMLSCAGADRLQTGMRGAFGKPQGTVARVHIGQVIMSIRTKLQNKEHVIEALRRAKFKFPGRQKIHISKKWGFTKFNADEFENMVAEKRLIPDGCGVKYIPNRGPLDKWRALHS